From the Bacteroidia bacterium genome, one window contains:
- a CDS encoding aminotransferase class I/II-fold pyridoxal phosphate-dependent enzyme: MDTNLGSILQHILDRQRDWEKGWPDYSVDATLTLRHDDMLDAVDALQDRLRDNYPFFHPMYAGQMLKPPHPAAVLGYVAAMLINPNNHALDGGPATGQIEKELIGELAAMFGYDRHLGHLTSSGTIANLEALWVCRQLQPGKAVAYSDQSHYTHSRMCEVLGIRGIAVPSDAYGRMDTFALDRLCLSEDIGAVVATIGTTGLGALDPLPALVRLRDRHGFRIHADAAYGGFFRLIGDEAENGVHPQVYASLAECDSIVVDPHKHGLQPYGCGCVLFRDPDVGRFYVHDSPYTYFTSKELHLGEISLECSRAGAAAAALWTTLRLLPLEAQSGLGAVLRRCRSAALQWADMLRVSDSLCLLMEPELDIVVYFPNTAPFSASAISAASAQLFDRSMRDAQEAVYLSTFRVKSDLIQSRYPQLIADTEWTTVLRSVLMKPEQADWVGRIHRKVEECTAEILAEMWNV; this comes from the coding sequence ATGGATACAAACCTGGGCAGCATACTTCAGCACATACTCGACAGGCAGCGGGACTGGGAAAAGGGATGGCCGGACTACAGCGTTGATGCTACGCTGACGCTGCGACACGATGATATGCTCGACGCGGTGGATGCTTTGCAGGACCGCCTGCGAGACAACTATCCGTTTTTCCATCCCATGTATGCGGGACAGATGCTCAAGCCGCCACATCCCGCCGCGGTGCTCGGGTACGTGGCTGCCATGCTCATCAATCCCAACAATCATGCGCTCGATGGTGGTCCGGCCACCGGTCAGATCGAGAAAGAGCTTATCGGAGAACTGGCAGCGATGTTCGGGTACGACAGGCATCTGGGTCACCTGACCAGCAGCGGGACGATTGCCAATCTCGAGGCACTATGGGTGTGCCGACAGTTGCAGCCGGGAAAGGCCGTGGCGTATTCGGATCAAAGTCACTACACACACAGCCGCATGTGCGAAGTACTTGGGATACGCGGCATAGCGGTGCCTTCCGATGCGTATGGACGCATGGATACGTTCGCGCTTGATCGGCTCTGTCTGTCCGAGGACATCGGCGCGGTGGTTGCCACAATCGGCACGACGGGTCTTGGTGCACTGGATCCACTGCCCGCCCTCGTGCGCTTACGAGACCGGCACGGCTTCCGTATTCATGCGGACGCGGCCTACGGCGGATTCTTTCGCCTCATCGGCGATGAAGCGGAGAATGGTGTGCATCCCCAGGTGTACGCAAGTCTGGCGGAATGCGACAGCATCGTTGTGGACCCGCACAAACACGGCTTGCAGCCGTACGGCTGCGGTTGTGTGCTTTTCCGCGATCCTGACGTGGGACGCTTTTATGTGCATGATTCTCCGTACACGTATTTCACGTCAAAGGAACTTCATCTCGGAGAAATCAGTCTGGAATGTTCGCGCGCCGGCGCTGCCGCCGCCGCGCTGTGGACTACGCTGCGCTTGCTGCCTCTGGAAGCGCAAAGCGGCCTGGGCGCGGTTTTGCGTCGTTGCAGGAGCGCGGCCCTGCAATGGGCCGATATGCTGCGTGTGTCCGACTCCCTGTGCCTCTTGATGGAGCCCGAGCTGGACATCGTGGTGTACTTCCCGAACACGGCGCCGTTCAGTGCCAGCGCCATCAGTGCGGCATCCGCGCAACTGTTCGACAGGAGCATGCGCGACGCACAGGAAGCAGTGTACCTCAGTACATTTCGCGTGAAAAGTGATTTGATCCAGTCACGCTATCCGCAGCTTATCGCCGACACTGAATGGACCACCGTACTGCGGAGTGTGCTGATGAAACCGGAGCAAGCGGACTGGGTGGGCAGAATTCACCGGAAAGTCGAGGAATGCACCGCGGAAATATTGGCGGAGATGTGGAACGTCTGA
- a CDS encoding DUF4921 family protein — MSEFRQNYATREWVIIAPERAQRPVSLPAAGNSTIAPSLPETPWSADCPFCPGNEERTDTELWRMEEDGAWSMRCIRNKFSALSMDSELTRAGVGRFLRAGSHGHAEVIIESPLHNCSPADFDLPRMEALLGLYLRRMTEISKLPDIALVMLFRNHGTAAGTSLPHPHSQLIASPIIPPHIRDPIQKAMQHYDTWGSCVYCDILDEELSQNDRIISENEHTVAFCPYASRTPYEIRIYPRRHNASYTWVHSAEIGGIARILLNALGALHTVLDNPSYNLLLRTSPIGDEDVRYLHWYFVIVPRISTPAGFEMGSGIYINPMPPELCAKQLRAASFARYGS, encoded by the coding sequence ATGTCGGAATTCCGCCAGAACTACGCGACCAGGGAATGGGTCATCATTGCGCCCGAACGTGCTCAGCGACCGGTGTCTCTCCCGGCTGCGGGCAATTCAACCATTGCTCCATCGCTACCGGAAACGCCCTGGAGCGCCGACTGTCCGTTCTGTCCCGGAAATGAGGAAAGAACAGATACCGAGCTCTGGCGCATGGAGGAGGACGGTGCATGGAGCATGCGATGCATTCGGAACAAGTTTTCCGCGCTCTCCATGGACAGCGAGCTGACACGTGCCGGAGTCGGACGCTTTCTGCGTGCGGGTAGTCACGGTCATGCGGAAGTCATTATCGAATCACCACTGCACAACTGCTCTCCCGCGGACTTCGATCTTCCAAGGATGGAGGCACTGCTGGGTCTGTACCTTCGCAGAATGACGGAAATCAGCAAGCTGCCCGATATCGCTCTTGTGATGCTGTTCCGCAATCATGGCACTGCTGCCGGAACCTCACTCCCGCATCCACATTCGCAGCTGATCGCCTCGCCCATCATTCCTCCGCACATCCGCGATCCCATACAAAAGGCGATGCAGCATTACGATACCTGGGGGAGTTGCGTGTATTGCGACATTCTCGATGAAGAACTATCGCAGAACGACCGCATCATATCTGAAAACGAGCATACGGTGGCCTTCTGTCCGTACGCTTCCCGCACACCGTACGAAATTCGGATCTATCCGCGGAGACATAACGCTTCGTATACCTGGGTCCATTCCGCGGAAATTGGAGGGATCGCCCGGATTCTTCTCAATGCTCTTGGCGCCCTGCACACCGTGCTCGACAATCCCTCGTACAATCTGCTTCTCCGCACCTCCCCTATTGGTGATGAGGACGTCCGTTATCTGCACTGGTATTTCGTTATCGTCCCCCGGATCTCCACACCCGCCGGGTTCGAGATGGGCAGTGGTATTTACATCAATCCTATGCCGCCCGAATTATGCGCAAAGCAACTCCGTGCTGCAAGCTTCGCCCGGTACGGTTCCTGA
- a CDS encoding DUF3788 domain-containing protein, with protein MTAHARRRKEQPDYPVYPRREESVRPKLPFNDAKHPPTRPEIDILLGVLPAIELKRFEHQLELIEPGINWGMQWYATDEGWGYRGSFKARVVCVLHFYKGYFTVTLSIPDAQLEEYRSLKTLTPMLLKAFENSKPSVKTTWVTFHLHKSEDVLALVPLMEMKIADLRKKTSDR; from the coding sequence GTGACAGCCCACGCACGTCGACGCAAAGAACAGCCGGATTATCCCGTTTATCCACGGCGGGAGGAATCCGTTCGTCCCAAACTTCCTTTCAATGATGCGAAGCATCCGCCGACGAGACCCGAGATAGACATTCTGCTCGGTGTGCTCCCGGCTATCGAACTCAAGCGCTTCGAGCATCAACTTGAGCTGATCGAGCCTGGCATCAACTGGGGGATGCAGTGGTATGCTACGGACGAGGGGTGGGGCTATCGCGGCTCGTTCAAGGCACGGGTGGTGTGCGTACTGCACTTCTACAAGGGGTATTTCACCGTCACTCTCAGCATTCCCGACGCACAGTTGGAAGAATATCGCTCGTTGAAAACATTGACCCCCATGCTGCTGAAAGCCTTCGAGAACAGCAAACCCTCCGTCAAAACAACATGGGTCACTTTTCACCTGCACAAGTCCGAGGATGTACTGGCGCTTGTGCCGCTGATGGAAATGAAAATCGCCGATCTTCGGAAAAAAACTTCGGACCGATAG
- a CDS encoding phosphoribosylaminoimidazolesuccinocarboxamide synthase → MQAISETNFDLPLFRRGKVRDVYDLGDALLIVATDRLSAFDVVLPDPIPAKGVVLNTISRFWFEKTGHIVRNHLITMNTDEYPAACAPYAEQLRGRSMLVRKTRPLAIECVVRGYLTGSGLKEYRKTGSVCGIALPDGLVDGSRLPEPLFTPSTKAEVGHDENIDFEQAAAIVGREAAEKARDLSIALYSSAREYALGHDIIIADTKFEFGFDGEELILIDEALTPDSSRFWPMDGYEPGKSQPSFDKQYVRDYLESVNWDKTPPAPSLPADVIAKTSEKYIEAYRLITGEELTLL, encoded by the coding sequence ATGCAAGCCATTTCAGAGACCAACTTTGATCTTCCTTTGTTCAGGCGCGGCAAGGTCCGCGATGTATATGACCTCGGCGATGCGTTGTTGATCGTTGCCACGGACCGGCTTTCAGCTTTTGACGTGGTCCTCCCCGATCCTATTCCGGCGAAAGGGGTGGTGTTGAACACTATTTCCCGCTTCTGGTTCGAGAAAACCGGGCATATCGTGCGCAATCATCTCATCACCATGAATACCGACGAATATCCCGCCGCTTGTGCGCCCTATGCGGAGCAGCTTCGCGGACGCAGCATGCTGGTGCGTAAGACTCGTCCGCTTGCCATTGAATGCGTGGTTCGCGGCTATCTCACCGGGTCAGGACTCAAGGAATACCGCAAGACCGGCAGCGTGTGCGGCATTGCGTTGCCCGACGGACTCGTGGACGGATCGCGTTTGCCGGAGCCGCTGTTCACTCCGTCCACCAAGGCAGAGGTGGGGCACGACGAAAACATCGACTTCGAGCAGGCGGCCGCCATCGTCGGTCGCGAAGCGGCAGAAAAGGCGCGCGACCTGAGCATAGCGCTGTACAGTTCAGCGCGTGAATATGCGCTCGGACACGATATCATCATCGCGGATACCAAGTTCGAATTCGGCTTCGACGGCGAAGAGTTGATTCTCATCGACGAGGCGCTGACGCCCGATTCATCCCGTTTCTGGCCCATGGACGGCTACGAACCCGGTAAATCCCAGCCGAGTTTCGACAAGCAGTACGTGAGGGATTACCTCGAATCCGTGAATTGGGACAAAACGCCGCCAGCACCATCTTTGCCTGCGGATGTCATCGCAAAAACGTCGGAGAAGTACATCGAGGCGTATCGTCTCATCACCGGCGAGGAATTGACACTCCTGTGA
- a CDS encoding saccharopine dehydrogenase NADP-binding domain-containing protein: MNILVLGGGLVGSAIARDLAKDKDFSITVADRSTASLDRCRRHGLAVTQADLADEGVLDTLLAGADLVIGAVPGFMGFNTLKRAILAGKNVVDIAFFPEDPFELDALAREHHVTAVVDCGLAPGLGNILYGRLNEELDSIDTFLCLVGGLPVVRRKPYEYAAVFSPIDVIEEYTRPARFIERGALVVRPALSEVEEVDLPGVGTLEAFNSDGLRTLAVTMNAPNMKEKTLRYPGHVALMRAMRDTGFFSKEVVEVNGVSVVPLDVTARLLFPAWELREGERDLSVMRVEIFGEKGGKTERHVFDLLDHYDTETHTTSMARTTGYTCAVAARLVANGTYRRIGISPPEYLGAEKTVYDALLQGLTDRGIQFSHSVHPS, from the coding sequence ATGAACATTCTTGTGCTCGGAGGCGGACTCGTCGGTTCCGCCATCGCCCGTGATCTCGCGAAGGACAAAGACTTCTCCATAACCGTCGCCGATCGCTCCACGGCTTCGCTGGACCGCTGTCGCCGGCATGGCCTCGCCGTCACGCAAGCGGATCTCGCCGACGAAGGCGTTTTGGATACGCTGCTCGCCGGTGCGGATCTCGTCATCGGCGCCGTCCCCGGCTTCATGGGTTTCAACACGCTGAAACGCGCAATACTGGCGGGAAAAAATGTCGTTGACATCGCCTTCTTCCCTGAGGACCCGTTTGAACTGGACGCTCTCGCCAGGGAACACCACGTAACCGCCGTGGTGGATTGTGGACTCGCGCCCGGGCTCGGCAATATCCTCTACGGTCGGCTCAACGAAGAGCTGGATTCGATCGACACATTTCTCTGTCTTGTCGGCGGTTTGCCCGTGGTGCGGCGTAAGCCCTACGAGTACGCGGCGGTGTTTTCGCCGATAGACGTGATAGAAGAATACACACGTCCGGCACGCTTCATCGAACGCGGCGCGCTTGTCGTGCGTCCCGCCCTGAGCGAAGTGGAAGAAGTGGATCTGCCGGGCGTCGGTACGCTGGAGGCCTTCAATTCCGACGGACTGCGCACTCTGGCGGTTACCATGAACGCGCCGAATATGAAAGAGAAAACCCTGCGCTATCCGGGACATGTGGCGCTGATGCGTGCGATGCGTGACACGGGATTTTTCTCCAAAGAGGTGGTGGAAGTGAACGGCGTCAGTGTCGTACCGCTGGATGTGACAGCCAGGCTGCTCTTCCCTGCCTGGGAGCTTCGCGAGGGCGAGCGCGATCTGTCCGTGATGCGCGTCGAAATCTTCGGAGAGAAGGGAGGAAAGACGGAGCGCCATGTGTTTGATCTTCTCGATCATTATGATACGGAAACGCACACCACCTCCATGGCCCGCACCACCGGCTACACCTGCGCCGTAGCCGCGCGTCTCGTCGCCAACGGGACGTATCGGCGCATCGGCATCTCACCGCCGGAGTATCTGGGTGCCGAAAAGACGGTGTACGACGCCCTTCTGCAGGGGTTGACCGACCGCGGTATACAGTTCAGTCATTCGGTGCATCCCTCTTAG
- a CDS encoding YCF48-related protein encodes MKRLVSTAIALLLLLSLPATAQTVGTWERISVRTLFPLWDVTFVDSLHGYIVGDFGAILKSTDGGFTWKQKLTADQYALRNVHFFNDSTGIAAGFRGSVVRTTDRGESWHALPVQLDLNFPGMSVVGSTVWLCGEEGIVLKSTDMGDTWKTIKTGTDFMLGSISFADERHGWMATMQRKLWRSVDGGESWQEQKLDTFLPVTTLAARSAQECWLAGFQGLIMHTTDAGKTWQQHTSYQSDYSMIQFDSTGTGWAVGRRGAIVRGRDANLVWKLHDVPDTKSVNAITFLPNGAAVAVGDQGAIFRLRSIGAGELPPSPDAKDNNEEEAP; translated from the coding sequence ATGAAACGTCTTGTCTCCACAGCCATTGCTCTTCTCCTGCTGCTTTCGCTACCCGCCACAGCGCAAACCGTCGGTACCTGGGAGCGCATTTCCGTTAGAACCCTCTTTCCTCTCTGGGACGTGACCTTTGTCGACAGTCTGCACGGCTACATCGTCGGTGACTTCGGTGCTATTCTCAAAAGCACCGATGGGGGATTTACCTGGAAGCAGAAGCTCACCGCGGATCAATATGCCCTGCGCAACGTGCATTTTTTCAATGACAGCACCGGCATAGCGGCGGGTTTTCGCGGAAGCGTGGTGCGCACCACCGACCGCGGTGAATCCTGGCATGCCCTTCCCGTTCAGCTCGATCTCAATTTCCCCGGCATGAGCGTCGTGGGCTCCACTGTCTGGCTGTGCGGCGAGGAAGGAATAGTGCTGAAATCCACGGACATGGGCGACACCTGGAAAACCATCAAGACCGGTACCGACTTTATGCTCGGTAGCATCAGCTTCGCCGACGAGCGACACGGATGGATGGCCACAATGCAGCGCAAACTCTGGCGCAGCGTTGACGGAGGAGAAAGCTGGCAGGAGCAGAAGCTCGATACCTTTCTCCCTGTCACCACGCTGGCGGCTCGATCGGCGCAGGAATGTTGGCTCGCAGGTTTTCAGGGTCTTATCATGCACACGACCGATGCGGGAAAAACCTGGCAGCAGCATACGTCATATCAGAGCGACTATTCCATGATACAGTTCGACAGCACAGGTACGGGCTGGGCCGTCGGCCGGCGCGGCGCCATCGTACGCGGACGCGACGCCAACCTTGTCTGGAAACTGCATGACGTGCCCGATACAAAGAGCGTCAACGCCATCACCTTCCTTCCCAACGGCGCGGCTGTCGCGGTGGGTGACCAGGGAGCGATTTTCCGACTACGATCCATCGGCGCGGGTGAACTCCCTCCCTCGCCGGATGCAAAGGACAACAACGAGGAGGAAGCGCCATGA
- the pruA gene encoding L-glutamate gamma-semialdehyde dehydrogenase: MSNAYFKVPAPINEPIKSYAPGSPEKAALKARMAEMKAMTIDVPLIIGGEEIRTGDTAEMRIPHDHAHVLGVYHRASEKEVNMAVEAAIDAQRMWAAMPWEQRAAIFLKAADLLAGPWRNTINAATMLGQSKTAFQAEIDSACELIDFWRFNVYYMTQLMLDQPYSPAGTWNRVEYRPLEGFVFAVTPFNFTSIAGNLPTAPAMVGGVALWKPASSAVYSAYWLMKLLEEAGLPKGVVNFIPGSGGKVGNPVMKSPWLAGIHFTGSTSVFQDMWKTVGENIAMYKSYPRIVGETGGKDFIFAHNSADVDALVVAALRGAFEYQGQKCSAASRMYIPASIWPEFREKYVAEVAKVRMGDPEDFTNFMSAVIDQGAFETITSYIDYAKQADDAEIITGGGYDSAKGWFIEPTTIVTTNPRFKSMEEEIFGPVLTIYVYEDAQYEETLDLCDSTSPYALTGAVWARDRYALTHMSDKLKNAAGNFYLNDKPTGAVVGQQPFGGGRASGTNDKAGSAMNLLRWMSVRTMKETFDPPKDWRYPFLGEK; this comes from the coding sequence ATGAGCAACGCATATTTCAAGGTGCCTGCCCCGATTAACGAACCGATCAAGTCGTATGCCCCCGGGAGTCCCGAGAAAGCCGCGCTGAAGGCGCGCATGGCCGAGATGAAAGCCATGACTATCGACGTCCCTCTCATTATCGGCGGCGAGGAAATCCGTACAGGCGACACCGCGGAGATGCGCATTCCGCACGATCACGCACATGTCCTGGGTGTGTACCACCGCGCCTCGGAAAAAGAAGTGAATATGGCTGTTGAAGCCGCTATAGACGCGCAGCGTATGTGGGCCGCCATGCCCTGGGAACAGCGCGCAGCCATTTTCCTCAAGGCGGCCGACCTGCTGGCCGGTCCGTGGAGAAATACCATCAATGCCGCCACCATGCTGGGTCAGTCCAAAACCGCTTTCCAGGCCGAAATTGATTCCGCTTGCGAATTGATTGATTTCTGGCGTTTCAACGTGTATTACATGACACAGCTCATGCTGGACCAGCCGTATTCGCCGGCGGGCACGTGGAATCGGGTCGAATACCGTCCGCTCGAGGGCTTCGTGTTCGCGGTGACGCCGTTCAACTTCACCTCCATCGCCGGAAATCTGCCCACGGCGCCCGCCATGGTCGGCGGTGTCGCCCTGTGGAAGCCCGCGTCAAGCGCCGTGTACTCGGCGTATTGGCTGATGAAACTGCTCGAAGAAGCCGGATTGCCGAAAGGCGTGGTCAATTTCATTCCCGGCTCCGGCGGCAAGGTGGGTAATCCCGTGATGAAAAGTCCCTGGCTGGCCGGTATCCATTTCACCGGGTCCACCTCCGTGTTTCAGGACATGTGGAAAACCGTGGGTGAGAACATCGCCATGTACAAATCCTATCCCCGCATCGTCGGTGAAACAGGCGGAAAAGATTTCATTTTCGCGCACAACAGCGCCGACGTGGACGCGCTCGTGGTAGCCGCGCTGCGCGGTGCCTTCGAGTATCAGGGACAGAAATGCTCCGCCGCTTCGCGCATGTACATTCCGGCATCCATCTGGCCGGAATTCCGCGAGAAATATGTGGCCGAAGTGGCGAAGGTCCGCATGGGCGACCCGGAGGACTTCACCAATTTCATGTCCGCCGTCATTGACCAGGGCGCCTTCGAAACCATCACGTCGTACATCGACTACGCGAAGCAGGCCGACGACGCCGAAATCATTACCGGCGGTGGTTACGATTCGGCAAAGGGCTGGTTCATCGAACCCACCACCATCGTCACCACCAACCCGCGCTTCAAGTCCATGGAAGAGGAAATCTTCGGACCGGTGCTCACGATCTATGTGTATGAGGACGCGCAGTACGAAGAGACGCTCGATCTCTGCGACAGCACCTCTCCTTACGCTCTCACCGGCGCGGTGTGGGCGCGCGATCGCTATGCGCTGACGCACATGTCGGACAAGTTGAAAAATGCCGCGGGCAATTTCTACCTCAACGACAAGCCCACCGGCGCCGTGGTCGGTCAGCAGCCCTTCGGCGGCGGACGCGCATCGGGCACCAACGACAAGGCCGGCAGCGCCATGAATCTGCTGCGCTGGATGTCCGTGCGCACAATGAAAGAGACCTTCGATCCGCCGAAAGACTGGCGCTATCCTTTCCTCGGAGAGAAGTGA
- a CDS encoding T9SS type A sorting domain-containing protein — MLFGIHKRIGFLQQRPGTIDYFVFDVLGRLRADGTAGYYREGEQVAHIQLPALPPGAYVLRLRGESAMAKRQFLVR, encoded by the coding sequence GTGCTTTTCGGTATTCACAAGCGTATCGGATTTTTGCAACAGCGGCCAGGCACCATTGATTATTTCGTATTCGACGTGCTGGGTCGCCTCCGGGCTGACGGCACTGCCGGGTATTACCGCGAAGGCGAACAGGTCGCACATATCCAGCTTCCCGCGCTTCCCCCCGGAGCGTATGTATTGCGGCTGCGGGGAGAGTCTGCGATGGCGAAGCGGCAATTTCTTGTCCGTTGA
- a CDS encoding NAD-dependent deacylase, with the protein MSENDAAVQPGREAVPLAKAAEVLRRAQHATAFTGAGISVESGIPSFRGADGLWSRYNPDCLDIGYFHRNTEEAWRVIREIFYDFFGNAKPNDAHFALAAMERAGMLHAVITQNIDNLHHDAGSGVVYEFHGNSRLLRCLQCNGTVPAAECDLRILPPRCDCGGILKPDFVFFGEGIPEPAQTLSFREAERADVMLLVGTTGEVYPAALIPREAKRRGAIIIEVNPEHSEYTSTVTDIFLQGKAAGILRELAKLLGVWQRPEPA; encoded by the coding sequence ATGAGCGAAAATGACGCGGCAGTACAGCCCGGCCGTGAAGCCGTGCCGCTGGCCAAAGCCGCTGAGGTGTTGCGGCGCGCGCAGCATGCGACCGCGTTCACCGGTGCCGGGATATCCGTCGAGAGTGGCATTCCCTCGTTCAGGGGCGCCGATGGCTTGTGGAGCAGATACAATCCAGACTGTCTCGACATCGGATATTTCCATCGGAATACCGAAGAGGCGTGGAGGGTCATCAGGGAGATTTTCTATGATTTTTTCGGAAACGCGAAGCCGAACGATGCACACTTTGCCCTGGCCGCGATGGAACGCGCGGGGATGCTGCACGCCGTCATCACGCAGAACATCGACAATCTGCATCACGACGCGGGCAGCGGCGTGGTGTATGAGTTTCACGGGAATTCGAGATTATTGCGCTGCCTGCAATGCAATGGCACCGTCCCGGCCGCGGAGTGCGACCTGCGGATACTCCCGCCGCGCTGCGACTGCGGCGGGATACTGAAACCGGACTTTGTGTTTTTTGGCGAAGGGATACCGGAGCCCGCGCAGACATTGTCCTTCCGCGAAGCCGAACGAGCGGATGTGATGCTGCTTGTCGGCACGACCGGCGAAGTCTATCCCGCGGCGTTGATACCGCGGGAGGCGAAGCGGCGCGGCGCCATCATTATCGAAGTCAATCCCGAACACTCCGAATACACATCCACCGTCACCGACATTTTCTTACAGGGAAAAGCCGCGGGTATACTGCGTGAGCTGGCGAAGCTGCTCGGTGTGTGGCAGCGCCCGGAGCCTGCGTAG
- a CDS encoding branched-chain amino acid aminotransferase has product MDNLTIRKSETSRISSINFNALGFGKFFADHMFVMDYADGAWGAPRIEPYAPMAIEPSNCTLHYGQTIFEGMKAFRSAKGGVNLFRPYMNAKRMNNSAYRVCIPALDENIFVEGIRELITIDHEWIPKERGHSLYIRPLSFGMGNFLGVHASDSYRFLVITSPVASYYAEGLNPVRIKVDEENVRAVRGGLGQAKTAANYAASLFAGMKAKKEGFAQVLFLEAVSRQFVDEIGAMNIMFLIDDELITPPLDQGSILPGITRDSVLQLGREWGIKVSERPIGIDEIIDAHQKGTLQEAFGTGTAAVISPVGELVYRGDSYLINDAKIGPVAQKFYDTITGIQYGELDDTHGWVENITI; this is encoded by the coding sequence ATGGATAATCTCACCATCCGTAAGTCAGAAACGTCACGTATTTCCTCGATCAATTTCAATGCGCTCGGTTTCGGCAAATTTTTCGCCGATCATATGTTTGTCATGGACTATGCCGACGGCGCCTGGGGCGCTCCACGCATCGAGCCCTACGCTCCCATGGCCATCGAACCCTCCAATTGCACACTGCATTACGGGCAGACGATTTTCGAGGGTATGAAGGCCTTCCGCTCCGCGAAGGGTGGCGTCAATCTTTTCAGACCCTATATGAACGCGAAGCGCATGAACAACTCCGCGTACCGCGTCTGCATCCCGGCGCTGGACGAAAACATCTTCGTCGAAGGCATCCGTGAACTCATTACTATCGATCACGAGTGGATACCCAAAGAGCGTGGTCACTCTCTCTACATTCGCCCGCTGTCCTTCGGTATGGGCAATTTCCTCGGCGTGCATGCCTCCGACAGCTACCGCTTCCTCGTTATCACCTCGCCCGTCGCTTCGTATTACGCCGAAGGTCTGAATCCGGTGCGCATCAAGGTGGATGAGGAGAATGTCCGCGCCGTACGCGGGGGTCTCGGTCAGGCCAAAACAGCCGCAAACTACGCAGCCAGCCTGTTCGCCGGCATGAAAGCGAAAAAAGAGGGCTTCGCGCAGGTGCTCTTCCTCGAAGCGGTGTCGCGTCAGTTCGTGGATGAAATCGGCGCGATGAATATCATGTTCCTTATCGACGACGAACTCATCACGCCGCCGCTGGATCAGGGCTCGATCCTGCCGGGCATCACCCGCGACTCCGTACTGCAACTCGGACGTGAATGGGGTATCAAAGTATCCGAACGTCCCATCGGCATCGACGAAATCATCGACGCTCACCAGAAGGGCACGCTGCAGGAGGCCTTCGGTACGGGTACGGCCGCCGTCATCTCGCCCGTCGGCGAACTCGTGTACCGCGGCGACAGCTATCTCATCAATGACGCGAAAATCGGTCCCGTGGCGCAGAAATTCTACGACACCATCACCGGCATACAGTACGGTGAGCTCGACGACACGCACGGGTGGGTAGAGAATATCACGATCTGA
- a CDS encoding GlsB/YeaQ/YmgE family stress response membrane protein, translating into MGLLGWIILGGIAGWIAKSATGVGSERGCLFNVAVGVLGSVIGGLVFNALGEESVTGFNLWSLFVATVGAVIFLWAARMLGGRSK; encoded by the coding sequence GTGGGGCTGCTTGGCTGGATTATTCTTGGAGGTATCGCGGGTTGGATCGCGAAATCCGCCACCGGAGTTGGCAGCGAACGCGGTTGTCTGTTTAATGTGGCCGTCGGCGTGTTGGGCAGCGTCATCGGTGGGCTGGTCTTCAACGCGCTCGGCGAGGAGTCCGTTACGGGTTTCAACCTCTGGAGTCTTTTCGTCGCCACCGTCGGCGCGGTGATTTTTCTCTGGGCTGCCCGAATGCTGGGCGGACGTTCAAAATAG